A stretch of Manis javanica isolate MJ-LG chromosome 1, MJ_LKY, whole genome shotgun sequence DNA encodes these proteins:
- the CCNB1 gene encoding G2/mitotic-specific cyclin-B1 encodes MALRITRNTKINAESKAKLSMAGAKRVPVATAAASKPGLRPRTALGDIGNKVSEQPQAKLPLKKEAKPFAAGKVTAKKIPKPLEKAPVSVPVPEPEPQPEPVKEEKLSPEPILVDTPSPSPMETSGCAPAEEYLCQAFSDVILAVSDVDAEDGADPNLCSEYVKDIYTYLRQLEEEQAVRPKYLLGREVTGNMRAILIDWLVQVQMKFRLLQETMYMTVSIIDRFMQNNCVPKKMLQLVGVTAMFIASKYEEMYPPEIGDFAFVTDNTYTKYQIRQMEMKILRALNFGLGRPLPLHFLRRASKIGEVDVEQHTLAKYLMELTMLDYDMVHFPPSQIAAGAFCLALKILDNGEWTPTLQHYLSYTEDSLLLVMQHLAKNIVMVNRGLTKHMTIKNKYATSKHAKISTLAQLNSALLQDLAKAVSKV; translated from the exons ATGGCCCTCCGCATCACCAGG AACACGAAAATAAATGCTGAAAGTAAGGCGAAGCTCAGTATGGCAGGCGCAAAGCGCGTGCCTGTGGCTACCGCTGCAGCCTCTAAGCCCGGGCTGAGGCCGAGAACAGCTCTTGGAGATATCGGTAACAAAGTCAGTGAACAGCCACAGGCCAAACTGCCTCTGAAAAAG GAAGCAAAACCTTTCGCTGCTGGAAAAGTTACTGctaaaaaaataccaaaacctCTGGAAAAGGCCCCCGTGTCTGTTCCTGTACCTGAGCCAGAGCCACAACCTGAGcctgttaaagaagaaaaactttcgCCTGAGCCTATTTTG GTTGACACTCCCTCTCCAAGCCCAATGGAAACATCTGGATGTGCCCCTGCAGAAGAATATCTATGTCAGGCTTTCTCTGATGTAATTCTTGCAGTGAGTGATGTTGATGCAGAAGATGGAGCTGATCCAAACCTTTGTAGTGAATATGTGAAAGATATCTATACTTATCTGAGACAACTTGAG GAAGAGCAAGCAGTCAGACCAAAATACCTACTGGGTCGTGAAGTCACTGGAAACATGAGAGCCATCCTAATTGACTGGCTAGTACAGGTTCAAATGAAATTCAGATTACTGCAGGAGACCATGTACATGACTGTTTCCATTATTGATCGGTTCATGCAG AACAACTGTGTGCCCAAGAAGATGCTACAGCTGGTTGGTGTCACGGCCATGTTTATTGCAAGCAAATATGAAGAAATGTACCCTCCGGAAATTGGTGACTTTGCCTTTGTGACTGACAACACTTACACTAAGTACCAAATCAGACAGATGGAAATGAAGATTCTAAGGGCTTTAAACTTTGGACTGGGTCGGCCTCTACCCTTGCATTTCCTGCGGAGAGCATCTAAGATTGGAGAG GTTGATGTTGAGCAACATACTTTGGCCAAATACCTGATGGAACTAACTATGTTGGACTACGATATGGTGCACTTTCCTCCTTCTCAGATTGCAGCAGGAGCTTTTTGCTTAGCACTGAAAATTCTTGATAATGGTGAATGG ACACCAACTCTCCAGCATTACCTGTCATACACTGAAGATTCCCTTCTTCTTGTTATGCAACACCTGGCTAAGAATATAGTCATGGTGAATCGTGGGCTTACAAAGCACATG ACTATCAAGAACAAGTATGCCACATCTAAGCATGCTAAAATTAGCACTCTAGCACAGCTAAATTCTGCACTACTTCAAGATTTAGCCAAGGCTGTGTCAAAGGTGTAA